The Anopheles gambiae chromosome 2, idAnoGambNW_F1_1, whole genome shotgun sequence genomic sequence ATTCAAGAAGTATTATTCGATTCGattgaataaaacatttgCGACATTTTTgtgaccatcgcttggtcagtcactatgtcatgacttttttactgagatcagttttgcaaaatatcaccgacatagtcatgacaaattcctgctgaaacaaaatcgtgtcagcgtcacgagctctattgcaatgatcagaggtgagactcaactAGTTGTTGCGACCATTACAtacttggtgacattgtgtgcaaccaactcttggtcagtcacttggtggcgacattttcagtccgTGATCATCGCAATGGTCATGGGAGATATACTGTgcttgcgagtggttccaagaaacataatgagcatgttttctcgctctgttggACCAGATAATCAAAACATACAAAGGGAGAAATAATGCTGATTTTGTTGCTTGAGCCCAAGTCAAGTATaatccaagaatgtcgtgattatcgccgacaaaaatgtcatgaccaagtgagtgaaccaagagttgggtgttaatcaaaatgtcaccaagcatgtgattgatcctTCTACTGTTTGAGCCTCATCACTGTcgtcatctcagttgtgtacgtgagctgatttgagcttcgtttcagttaTGAGTGTTAGCgattgaaacagtggcatttggtagcactgttcacagccagaaaaaatcaCGTTTATGCTTGGCAGGGATTAAGCTAAACTTGTCACTCAGGTTATCGCGTTAGACTCAAGAATTCGTACTTCGcgttcggcatgtcatgacaCACTtttattgagtatcagcaatgagcatcagtctaccacggatatgttcattttacattttgcTCATTGTTCCAACTCGTATGGAATAAAACAATGTCCTTGAATGTCCTCCACAAAGTCTAAATCTTAgtggtaaaaaaacaaatacatttttattcaaaacttTGGATAACGCTTGAGAACAACCAGATGTAAAAACTAGATGCAGAACTAGATAAACTTTTAAAAATTTGGGTAAAAACGCACACCAAAGATCCTGAAACAAGGCTGGAATGCCAGAGgaatgcaaacaaatgatTGGATTGGTGTTATAAgatgatttaaaataaatattttctttagaaTGATTAAAATGGGCACTTTATTTAGTCAAAgtgattttgataaattttcgaaaaaatatgtttcttaAAGCAAACTTCTCATTTTCGTCATGGTTTGGTACTGCTCATTTACAAGCATAAAACGACCAATGGTTAAAAAACTAAAGCAGTACAGTAACTTcatatttcacaaaaaaaattggaaaaaatgtaaaattgtaagtagTGGGCACTAAATTTTGCCGACTACTGTGTGTGGTGCAAGCGATAAGTGATGGATGGAATTGCTTTATCTTAAAATATGAACAGTCCACTCAACAACCCATTTCATCAAAACGCGAACAGCAGTTCACTTTCACACGATAACTAAACATATCGAAAAAAAGCACTCAAGCACTTATCACGTTCGAGCGCTGTTTTGttaccttttttattattttttgctttatatTTTTACGAGGTTTAAATACGGTAGGAgatgacacgcacacacacacacatacattcacaACTCACTGTGTATATTTTAAAGATTAAGCATTCCGCCGAATGGTCCCAATCGTTCGTTCAATCGTGGACGGTGGCCTTATTGAACGGGCTTAAAGTATCGACAGCGTCTGGCTGGCACGAGATAAAGACTAATTCCATTTCACGCACGATTGGTCGCCCCACCCTGTCTTCCCCTTTTACTCGACACTGTTGTAAAAGCGCCTATACGTCGACGGCTCACTGTTGGCAAGCGGTAGAGCGGTCTGTTTGCTGCAGCTGCCGGGAAGCAGTGCCGTTCCTGTTCCCCCACTTCGCAGGCTAGAGGAACAGGCGAGCAGCACCACGTACAGCAAGTTCAGTGTGCCGAGGGCGCGTAAAACCGTGGCAAACCCGATAACGGGCACTAGCTCACCGCCCACAATCGGTGCGAGCGAGTAAGCCACGCTGACCGCTATCTGTTGGATCGCATACACCGCCCCATAGCCGTGCTCGCCGCCCAGTGTCCCTTCCGAACTGAGCTGCCCATCGCTGTCCTCGGTCGTGCCTCCGAGCTGCGCGTCAACCAGCGTGGCGAGCAGTGGCACTAGTGCCGCATCCACCACCCCAATCCCCAGCCCGAGGCCCAGATGGGGCAACAGCAGACCCGCCACCGTGTTGGCGGAGGGCAGCAGAATGCACGAGCtgcccaccagcaccagcgcgACGATCGCTACCCGAATCTGTCCGAACCGATAGGCGACCGAGCCGAAGAAGTTCGTCCCCACCCAGTACCCGATCGAGTCGGGGATGAAAACGGTGCCGAGCTGCCACTTCTTCGGATGCAGCTGGCTGATCATCCAGATGGGCAGACACGGCTCCAGGATGGCCATGGCGGAGGTCGAGATCCAGATGccacccaccaccatcaggATCAGTGGGTTGCTGAGCAGTGGCCACCATGTCGCGCGCCTCGCCATCGCCGTCGTGTTGGTGGAGGATGAATCCCGCGTCAGGCCGGATTGGGGATGGATGGGGCGGAACGGGCTGAGATCCAGCTGGAAGTACTGTAGCACCAGATTGGCCGCGCACAGGACGGCGAGCACGTGAAAGGGTGCTGCCTTGCCGGCCATTGCGTACGCAATGCCACCGAACGGATAGCCCACCAGCACACCGACCGCCATGGCGCCGAGCACCGTGCCCATCACCTTCGACCGGCGGTCCGGTTCGGCGGTGTAGAGCTGCGCGACCAGGCTCATCCCGCACACGCCAATGCAGGCCGACCCGAGCCCGTGGATGCCACGGGCCACAAACAGGGAGGTGTAGGACGTGCCGAAGCCAAAAATCAGCGACGCCAGCAGCAGATTCACGGTGCCGAACGTGATCGGAATGCAGTAGCCGAAGCGGGCGGTTCCGTTGCCGACCAGCGGGTTCGCTACCAGCTGCACGAGCGCCTTCACCCCCAGCAGGATGCCAATGGAGCCGTTCTCCTGCTCAATCGTTTGATCGGTGGGCGGGCTGGTGGGCTGCACGATGACCGTCCCGTCGCTAACCGCACCGATCAGCTTCGGCACGTAGTGGAGGCTGAAGTTTTTGTAGATGACGCTCGCTGGCACGGTCGCGTGAAACTGCACCAGATAGTCGGGAAGGATGGGAACTAAAAGCAGGCGAAAAAATGAAGCTAACCATTTAGGGAGGGGGTCTTTCTTTTCAGTAACTTTTACCACCACTTACCAATCACTGTGAGCAGCATGTTGTCGAGGAACAGGGAAATGTACACAACCATCGCGACAACTACGCGACTGTGGCGCTTATCCATCGATAACATATTGTAGCAGATGGTTGTTGTACTTGTTTGCCTGCTGTAATTTAAACAGAAAAACGTATTCGCTGCCTTCCAACAAATCACTTCAAACTGCGACTCACTTGCACACTAAAGCACACCCTCACACAACGGCGTGTCGGTAGATTATGGTTAACGACTTTTGCTGCCACCGTAACGTGTGCCGTGTATCCGGATGAAAAGGCCAAATTGGTCGGCCGAAACTCTCTTGTTCAACAAGTGGGTGAAACCTGTGCGTCTGTTAACGATTGGCAGCAGCACCGTTTGTACGCTTTTGTTTGCGTTGGAGCGCGCGTTCGCATCGTCTCATAGCCGGGAGAGTGTTTACTATTGAGAGCGTAAGTGCGAGAGAGCACTTTTTCTGGTAACGATGGCAACGGAAGTTTAATGAGTACCCACCGggcaccagcactcagagatcgcTTGAATACGCGCTTGAAAAAGAACTTGAattggcgaaattattcaagcgatccgtcgggtcccgaagccgaagcaaacccgaagccgaagcaaaacccgaacgggggTTTGCACGAACCTTCGTTTAATTagtcccctcccccttttttgccaggatttctttccgaaatgATACAGTGCACACCATTATACTATCGtaattcgatttattgaatatcgAACCACcatagaatacaaaaaaacacaacaattgcacaataatcactgcacttaattctaaatcaacgcacataatttaaaaaaaaaacactttttacactcgcacagtgaaaaaaaaaacaatttcagcACAGCACTTTCTGCTCCTCATCGCGGTTGCTCCTGGTTtttctcgctgcactgtacggcccaccatctccaacaccacgacactgccacaggttttgttgtctccgttcgccgtgaaacacacatgaaatagaagaaaaatgatattaattagaaggggggatgttggttgataattttaatcacttttacttacctcaaattaaacaaaactccattttttacggggtttatccgccaagcgctgaaacaccacacgagcaccaacctcactggactgaaagtaaagcctactgcgtgaatgtgtgtatgcgcttctgccaagccaaccgcgccgtactgcgtgtgtagccaagtgcgtgtgtgtgtatatttgcactactggacacagaacacaaatctcaccgcacagcagagcgtgtgtcgccaagtgtatgcatgtgtgtatttgcaccactgaattctgaacgtccgccgcaccgcaccacacagcgtgtatcgccaagtgcgtggctgtgtgtagtatcaccgtggactgcagaaaactacctgcactagaacagagcgctggtgtggccaaatgtgtgcatgtgtgtacttgctcaactgaaagccggtatcgcaccagatttcgggtgtcgccttgtgcgtgtgtgtgtgttattgtcacagcacactcgttcgtcattttttttttcgttttttcgcttgagccactcgatttcgttcttcgctgattttggcaaGGCACGAAGGGGGTTcgcccaaccaaccaaaccgtgCTCTTTCGAAGTAAATTTGCTTCGATATAGCTTCGATAGAAGcccaacagtcaaaagccgaagattttatattgacctttcactttttctatctgtctctcgctctaatttgagcgattttcccctgatgagtgtccccgagcctcctcgtgtg encodes the following:
- the LOC4576836 gene encoding synaptic vesicular amine transporter; this encodes MLSMDKRHSRVVVAMVVYISLFLDNMLLTVIVPILPDYLVQFHATVPASVIYKNFSLHYVPKLIGAVSDGTVIVQPTSPPTDQTIEQENGSIGILLGVKALVQLVANPLVGNGTARFGYCIPITFGTVNLLLASLIFGFGTSYTSLFVARGIHGLGSACIGVCGMSLVAQLYTAEPDRRSKVMGTVLGAMAVGVLVGYPFGGIAYAMAGKAAPFHVLAVLCAANLVLQYFQLDLSPFRPIHPQSGLTRDSSSTNTTAMARRATWWPLLSNPLILMVVGGIWISTSAMAILEPCLPIWMISQLHPKKWQLGTVFIPDSIGYWVGTNFFGSVAYRFGQIRVAIVALVLVGSSCILLPSANTVAGLLLPHLGLGLGIGVVDAALVPLLATLVDAQLGGTTEDSDGQLSSEGTLGGEHGYGAVYAIQQIAVSVAYSLAPIVGGELVPVIGFATVLRALGTLNLLYVVLLACSSSLRSGGTGTALLPGSCSKQTALPLANSEPSTYRRFYNSVE